In Halococcus salifodinae DSM 8989, the following proteins share a genomic window:
- a CDS encoding thioredoxin domain-containing protein: MSVTDRNRLDEEQSPYLRQHADNPVNWQPWDDDALDAARERDVPIFLSIGYSACHWCHVMEDESFEDERVAERLNDEFVPIKVDREERPDLDRLYQTICGMVSGQGGWPLSVWLTPDGRPFYVGTYFPRDEKRGQPGFLDLLDSIAESWENDREDIEGRADQWAGAMAGELEATPEQPGEVPDSDLLETAAQQAVENADREYGGFGHGQKFPQTGRLHLLMRAAERTGRESFDEVAHEALDAMSEGGLRDHAGGGFHRYTTDREWTVPHFEKMLYDNAELTRAYLAGYRRTGAERYAEVARETLGFVERELRHPDGGFFSTLDAQSEDESGEREEGAFYVWTPNGVHDAVDDEFAADLFCERYGVTEAGNFEDGKTVLTVSTEIEDLADEHDTTTEEVSAELERAREAVFAARAERERPERDEKVLAGWNGLMISAFAEAGLALDARFADTAVAGIEFVHEHLWNDEKRRLQRRYKDGDVKIEGYLEDYAFLARGALNCYEATGEVDHLAFALDLARAIETEFWDSDEETLYFTPQTGESLVARPQELDDQSTPSSTGVAVDVLLALDHFAADRPSRRAA, encoded by the coding sequence ATGAGCGTCACCGACCGAAACCGGCTCGACGAAGAGCAGTCGCCGTATCTCCGCCAGCACGCCGACAACCCCGTCAACTGGCAGCCGTGGGACGACGACGCACTCGACGCCGCCCGCGAGCGCGACGTCCCGATCTTCCTCTCGATCGGCTACTCGGCGTGTCACTGGTGTCACGTCATGGAGGACGAGAGCTTCGAGGACGAGAGGGTGGCCGAGCGGCTCAACGACGAGTTCGTCCCGATCAAGGTCGACCGCGAGGAGCGACCCGATCTCGACCGACTCTATCAGACGATCTGTGGGATGGTCTCGGGCCAGGGCGGCTGGCCGCTGTCGGTATGGCTCACGCCCGACGGCCGACCGTTCTACGTCGGGACGTACTTCCCCCGCGACGAGAAACGGGGTCAGCCTGGCTTCCTCGACCTTCTCGACTCGATCGCGGAATCGTGGGAGAACGATCGCGAGGACATCGAGGGTCGCGCCGACCAGTGGGCGGGCGCGATGGCTGGCGAACTGGAGGCGACGCCCGAACAGCCAGGCGAGGTCCCGGATAGCGACCTGCTCGAAACCGCCGCCCAGCAGGCAGTCGAAAACGCCGATCGCGAGTATGGAGGATTCGGCCACGGCCAGAAGTTCCCGCAGACAGGCCGGCTCCATCTTCTCATGCGCGCCGCCGAACGAACCGGGAGAGAGAGTTTCGACGAGGTCGCCCACGAGGCGCTCGACGCGATGAGCGAGGGCGGACTCCGGGATCACGCCGGCGGCGGCTTCCACCGATACACCACCGACCGCGAGTGGACGGTGCCTCACTTCGAGAAGATGCTCTACGACAACGCCGAACTCACGCGGGCGTACCTCGCGGGCTACCGTCGGACGGGCGCGGAGCGCTACGCCGAGGTCGCGCGCGAGACCCTGGGATTCGTCGAACGCGAACTTCGCCATCCCGACGGCGGGTTTTTCAGCACGCTCGACGCCCAGAGCGAGGACGAGTCCGGCGAGCGCGAGGAAGGAGCGTTCTACGTCTGGACACCCAATGGAGTCCACGACGCAGTCGACGACGAGTTCGCGGCCGACCTGTTCTGCGAGCGCTACGGCGTCACCGAGGCAGGGAACTTCGAAGACGGGAAGACGGTGCTGACGGTGAGCACCGAAATCGAGGATCTCGCGGACGAACACGACACCACCACCGAAGAGGTCAGTGCGGAGCTCGAACGCGCCCGCGAGGCGGTGTTCGCGGCGCGCGCCGAACGCGAACGCCCGGAACGCGACGAGAAGGTTCTGGCTGGATGGAATGGCCTGATGATCTCGGCGTTCGCCGAGGCCGGGCTCGCACTCGACGCGCGCTTTGCCGACACCGCCGTCGCGGGGATCGAATTCGTCCACGAACACCTTTGGAACGACGAGAAACGACGCCTTCAGCGGCGCTACAAGGACGGGGACGTGAAGATCGAGGGCTATCTCGAGGATTACGCGTTCCTCGCGCGCGGCGCACTCAACTGCTACGAGGCCACCGGCGAGGTCGACCACCTCGCGTTCGCGCTCGATCTCGCGCGCGCGATCGAGACGGAGTTCTGGGACTCCGACGAGGAAACGCTCTATTTCACCCCACAGACCGGGGAGTCGCTCGTCGCGCGGCCCCAGGAACTCGACGACCAGTCGACGCCCTCCAGCACTGGGGTAGCGGTCGATGTCCTGCTCGCGCTGGATCACTTCGCCGCCGATCGTCCATCTCGCCGAGCAGCTA
- the purD gene encoding phosphoribosylamine--glycine ligase: MSETVLVVGGGGREHAIARALADTDATLYACATNRNPGIAGLAAGFETLDTTTPQAVVAYAEEVGATLAVVGPETPLEAGVADALADAGVFPFGPRAEAARIETDKAYQRRFMREHDVPGCPTFETFDDMERACGYIDDHDGDLVVKPAGLTGGKGVRVIGDQVTPAEAKEYLRDSDYDRVVLEERLVGEEFTVQALVANGDVRTTPAVQDHKRAYEGDEGPNTGGMGSYSDSGPELPFMTEDDYRAAVGVVEETVAALDDYTGVLYGQFMLTADGPKVVEFNARFGDPEAMNTLPVLDTGLLSVLTSARDGDSLPTLEFAPRATVCKYAVPEGYPTDPDAGAEIQVDEGVVETINQRFAADADAGGGSAVADGGTSPRVELYYASVDGRDDGIYTTTSRAFAVVGIADTIATAEEIVDETLTEAGTDGLRVRHDIGTTALVESRVEHMDELRTE; the protein is encoded by the coding sequence ATGAGCGAGACAGTTCTGGTCGTCGGCGGCGGCGGGCGCGAGCACGCCATTGCGCGTGCCCTCGCCGACACGGACGCGACGCTGTACGCCTGTGCGACGAACCGAAATCCGGGCATCGCGGGCCTTGCCGCGGGGTTCGAGACGCTCGACACCACCACCCCGCAGGCTGTCGTCGCCTACGCCGAGGAGGTCGGGGCGACGCTCGCAGTCGTCGGGCCCGAAACACCCTTGGAGGCGGGTGTGGCCGACGCGCTCGCCGATGCCGGGGTGTTCCCATTCGGGCCGCGCGCCGAGGCGGCGCGGATCGAGACCGACAAGGCCTACCAGCGGCGGTTCATGCGCGAGCACGACGTTCCTGGCTGTCCGACGTTCGAGACGTTCGACGACATGGAGCGCGCGTGCGGGTACATCGACGACCACGACGGTGATCTCGTGGTGAAGCCCGCGGGGCTGACAGGTGGAAAGGGCGTCCGCGTGATCGGTGATCAAGTGACTCCCGCAGAAGCCAAGGAATACCTCCGCGACTCCGATTACGACCGCGTGGTGCTCGAAGAGCGCCTCGTTGGCGAGGAGTTTACTGTTCAGGCGCTGGTGGCGAACGGCGATGTCCGCACGACTCCGGCGGTTCAGGATCACAAGCGCGCCTACGAAGGCGACGAGGGGCCCAACACGGGCGGGATGGGGAGTTACTCCGACAGCGGGCCCGAACTCCCGTTCATGACCGAGGACGATTACCGCGCGGCCGTCGGGGTCGTCGAAGAGACGGTCGCAGCGCTCGACGATTATACTGGTGTGCTCTACGGGCAGTTCATGCTGACCGCCGACGGTCCGAAGGTGGTGGAGTTCAACGCGCGCTTCGGCGATCCCGAGGCGATGAACACCCTTCCGGTGCTCGACACTGGCCTTCTTTCGGTGCTCACTTCGGCGCGCGACGGTGACTCGCTGCCGACCCTCGAGTTCGCGCCGCGGGCCACGGTCTGCAAGTACGCGGTGCCCGAGGGCTACCCCACCGATCCGGATGCGGGGGCAGAGATTCAGGTCGACGAGGGTGTCGTCGAGACGATCAACCAGCGGTTCGCCGCCGATGCCGACGCCGGCGGCGGCTCGGCGGTCGCGGACGGTGGAACGTCGCCGCGAGTCGAACTCTACTACGCCAGCGTCGACGGCCGCGACGACGGGATCTACACCACCACGTCGCGGGCGTTCGCGGTAGTCGGGATCGCCGACACCATCGCAACCGCCGAGGAGATCGTCGACGAAACGCTGACCGAGGCCGGCACCGACGGGCTCCGGGTCCGCCACGACATCGGCACGACAGCGCTCGTCGAATCCCGTGTCGAGCACATGGATGAACTGCGGACCGAGTAG
- a CDS encoding acyltransferase, whose product MTDDTDSRRDRTTVHPTPGARNSLQHWPEARSLWRIVHNYLFVLVARLAPFLRVKNWALRRIGVTVGEGVSWALEATPDVFWPELITIEDHAIVGYDATLLCHEYLQDEYRTGEVVVGERAMIGAGAIVLPGVEIGAEARVAANSLVAEDVPPGATVAGVPATEV is encoded by the coding sequence GTGACCGACGACACCGACTCCCGCCGGGATCGGACGACCGTGCATCCGACGCCCGGCGCGCGGAACTCGCTCCAGCACTGGCCCGAGGCGAGGTCGCTGTGGCGAATCGTTCACAACTATCTGTTCGTCCTCGTCGCGCGACTCGCACCCTTCCTCCGGGTGAAAAACTGGGCGCTCCGGCGGATCGGCGTCACGGTCGGTGAGGGGGTTTCGTGGGCGCTCGAAGCCACGCCCGACGTGTTCTGGCCCGAGCTCATCACGATCGAGGACCACGCCATCGTGGGTTACGACGCCACCCTGCTGTGTCACGAGTACCTCCAGGACGAGTACCGCACCGGCGAGGTAGTCGTCGGCGAGCGTGCGATGATCGGCGCTGGCGCGATCGTCCTGCCTGGTGTCGAGATTGGAGCCGAGGCGCGTGTGGCTGCAAACTCCCTTGTCGCCGAGGACGTGCCGCCCGGCGCGACGGTCGCTGGCGTCCCGGCGACGGAGGTGTGA
- a CDS encoding mechanosensitive ion channel domain-containing protein, producing the protein MAESSILAIGLFVFVLAAVLALGVAALFDIQSYLIDFIDFLPDLFIATLIVIVGLILADRAELRVAERLGNYKFTSTGALGLVPGVVKYSVIYIAALVALGQIGVADDALIVLLAAYVFGVVFLGGLAGKDLLAAGAAGTYLLLNQPYAIGDEVRVDDMHGVVQEVDVFVTHVENDGEEFIIPNHRIFRTGVVRVR; encoded by the coding sequence GTGGCCGAATCCTCCATACTCGCGATCGGCCTGTTCGTCTTCGTTCTCGCCGCGGTGCTCGCGCTGGGCGTCGCCGCGCTGTTCGACATCCAGAGCTATCTGATCGACTTCATCGACTTCCTGCCGGACCTCTTTATCGCCACGCTCATCGTGATCGTCGGGCTGATCCTCGCCGATCGGGCGGAGCTACGGGTCGCCGAGCGACTGGGTAACTACAAGTTCACCTCGACGGGAGCGCTCGGTCTGGTACCGGGAGTCGTGAAATACAGCGTGATCTACATCGCGGCGCTGGTCGCGCTCGGCCAGATCGGCGTCGCCGACGACGCGCTCATCGTGCTGCTCGCGGCCTACGTCTTCGGCGTCGTCTTCCTCGGCGGTCTCGCCGGCAAGGACCTCCTCGCGGCGGGAGCGGCAGGGACCTACCTCCTGCTCAACCAACCCTACGCCATCGGCGACGAGGTCCGCGTCGACGACATGCACGGCGTGGTTCAGGAGGTCGACGTGTTCGTCACCCACGTCGAAAACGACGGTGAGGAGTTCATCATCCCGAACCACCGGATCTTTCGGACGGGCGTCGTTCGCGTCCGCTGA
- the dacZ gene encoding diadenylate cyclase DacZ: MATVRDLLGDIVDEVETVLLFSPSSSYYERCQEVEDISTIVVAPDNGVGAERYVELPLEFADLSERIRFGIEGALDEDHIEEGDEVACATKLFDDVIDSVSRARAGDLDQSGVYDLFTNSRGDPEVIRDVLDVAVELGQKGQKGKPVGALFVIGDAGKVMNKSRPLSYNPFEKSHVHVGDPIVNVMLKEFSRLDGAFVISDGGKIVSAYRYLEPSAEGVDIPKGLGTRHMAAGSITRDTNATAVVLSESDRLVRAFKGGELILELDPEEY, from the coding sequence ATGGCGACTGTACGCGACCTCCTCGGTGACATCGTCGACGAGGTCGAAACTGTGCTCCTGTTCTCGCCGAGTTCCTCGTACTACGAGCGGTGTCAGGAGGTCGAGGACATCTCGACGATCGTGGTCGCGCCGGACAACGGGGTCGGCGCGGAGCGGTACGTCGAACTCCCGCTCGAGTTCGCCGACCTCTCCGAGCGCATCCGGTTCGGAATCGAGGGCGCGCTCGACGAGGATCACATCGAGGAGGGCGACGAGGTGGCGTGTGCGACCAAGCTGTTCGACGACGTGATCGACAGCGTGAGCCGGGCGCGGGCGGGCGACCTCGACCAGTCGGGCGTCTACGACCTGTTCACCAACTCCAGAGGCGATCCCGAAGTGATTCGGGACGTGCTGGACGTGGCGGTCGAACTCGGGCAGAAGGGCCAGAAAGGAAAGCCGGTCGGGGCGCTGTTCGTCATCGGCGACGCCGGCAAGGTGATGAACAAGTCCCGGCCGCTGAGCTACAACCCCTTCGAGAAATCCCACGTCCACGTCGGCGATCCGATCGTGAACGTGATGTTGAAGGAGTTCTCGCGACTCGACGGCGCGTTCGTCATCAGTGACGGTGGGAAGATCGTCTCGGCGTACCGCTATCTCGAACCCAGCGCGGAGGGCGTCGACATCCCGAAGGGGCTCGGGACACGACACATGGCCGCGGGATCGATCACGCGTGACACCAACGCGACCGCGGTCGTGTTGAGCGAGAGCGACCGACTGGTGCGGGCGTTCAAGGGCGGCGAGCTGATCCTCGAACTCGATCCGGAGGAGTACTGA